In Ptychodera flava strain L36383 chromosome 21, AS_Pfla_20210202, whole genome shotgun sequence, a genomic segment contains:
- the LOC139121878 gene encoding SKI family transcriptional corepressor 1 homolog-B-like — translation MDSPISPIPPSFSESSSPSMELPTGKPSQLSTPQPLSPLGSCESTTSTTTTKDGVNTDPSVSKDQVANPNICRTVMLNGVPIASLVIDGKERLCLAQISNTLLKDYSYNEIHNRRVALGVTCVQCTPVQLEILRRAGAMPISSRRCGMITKREAERLCKSFLEETTPPKLPENFAFDVYHVCAWGCRGSFIPSRYNSSRAKCIKCAYCNIYFSPNKFIFHSHRTPESKYNHPDAANFNSWRRHIKLASDEVATDLCHAWEDVKAMFNGGSRKRVMGGGGSHHGGSTNPSSMSTFGFGLTSRPPEKRSRSEFEQPVLHSSMPRPFGYPLVPVPNKTYTVQGESLLQKKTENGTVNPPYSALDLVAKKHLSPTSFKRGLSDFMWGGNKDPYSSWSKAFGLNMNGYYPQAVNNPNMMYKAQHFPPPQHLSPDRNKLGSPTKITSPLTNNNLDTGRREEEKFCPWDSEIRKKHNTEEKIDDCGDPKTQFLREPHEYVSAFKPVTRDRQGCQSNIPIQPTDLSVHHHENVDGDIITNCEDKADRKMMTSDSEVDASEDDADSDINIIDEGMGPAMAGDERECVRERKLIEEETPQTQKTEENGPFQTPKSPSSSLPGEVSNSIPTSQAQSPPVRPISRQMTSPSKPPSVELASSKSKSVASLHAQCGTNKDDDRYGSVNSPLSLELSSACNSRPTLDSSRTDNNGASFTESSLKNNTMEKNIGEMEKEELEKALLQEMRMRKKMEQECQLLKDTFQNQVKRELAYREEMSQQLQIVRETLCHELDAERKARFAIQQKLKSDDITSQHRRAQQTVDHRVDMDRTLAYWRLAMLGPTCLPSQQWRAMMPIVMNGEPAETGNESIFPAAASTAAGAGRVSARSLEIYGNTRRTSAF, via the exons ATGGATTCGCCTATTTCGCCAATACCGCCATCGTTCAGTGAGTCTTCTTCGCCATCAATGGAGCTACCCACCGGAAAACCCTCCCAGCTTTCTACCCCACAACCGTTGTCGCCGCTTGGCTCCTGCGAGTCCACAACCTCGACCACCACGACAAAAGACGGTGTAAATACCGACCCGAGCGTAAGCAAAGATCAGGTCGctaatccgaatatctgtcgaACTGTCATGCTGAACGGAGTCCCCATAGCATCATTGGTTATCGACGGGAAAGAGCGACTGTGTCTAGCTCAGATCTCAAACACTCTGCTGAAAGACTACAGTTACAATGAGATTCACAACAGAAGGGTTGCTCTTGGGGTCACCTGCGTCCAGTGCACGCCCGTGCAACTAGAGATACTCCGCCGAGCAGGGGCTATGCCTATTTCGTCCAGGCGTTGCGGCATGATCACAAAAAGAGAAGCTGAAAGGCTGTGTAAGTCTTTCCTGGAAGAAACAACTCCCCCAAAGTTGCCAGAGAACTTTGCATTTGACGTTTACCACGTGTGTGCCTGGGGTTGCCGGGGAAGTTTTATACCGTCACGATACAACAGTAGCAGAGCGAAATGTATTAAGTGTGCCTACTGCAACATCTACTTCTCACCGAATAAATTCATATTCCACTCTCATCGCACCCCAGAGTCTAAATACAATCATCCAGATGCGGCCAACTTCAATTCCTGGCGTCGACACATCAAACTGGCATCCGATGAAGTAGCGACTGATCTTTGCCATGCCTGGGAAGACGTCAAAGCTATGTTCAATGGAGGAAGTCGAAAACGGGTGATGGGAGGTGGAGGAAGCCATCACGGGGGCTCAACTAACCCGTCTTCAATGTCGACTTTCGGTTTCGGACTAACGTCCCGACCACCAGAAAAGAGAAGCCGCTCCGAGTTCGAGCAGCCGGTCCTGCACAGCAGTATGCCCAGACCGTTCGGTTACCCTCTAGTGCCAGTGCCAAACAAGACATACACCGTCCAAGGAGAGTCACTTCTTCAGAAGAAAACCGAAAATGGGACCGTGAACCCACCCTACTCCGCGTTGGACTTGGTCGCCAAGAAGCATTTGTCCCCGACCAGTTTCAAACGCGGGCTGTCTGACTTCATGTGGGGAGGAAATAAGGACCCGTACAGTTCCTGGAGTAAGGCGTTTGGACTCAACATGAACGGTTACTACCCACAAGCTGTAAACAATCCTAATATGATGTACAAAGCACAACATTTTCCGCCACCACAACATCTCTCACCGGACAGAAACAAATTAGGATCTCCAACGAAGATAACCTCGCCGCTTACCAATAATAATTTGGACACTGGCAGAAGAGAAGAGGAGAAATTCTGCCCTTGGGACTCTGAAATCAGAAAGAAACACAACACTGAAGAAAAAATAGACGATTGTGGTGATCCGAAGACACAATTCTTACGTGAGCCACACGAGTACGTTTCTGCGTTCAAACCGGTGACACGAGATCGCCAGGGCTGCCAAAGCAACATACCAATTCAACCGACCGACCTCTCCGTGCACCACCACGAGAACGTCGACGGAGACATAATCACGAACTGTGAGGACAAGGCGGACCGTAAGATGATGACGAGCGACTCGGAAGTGGATGCCAGTGAAGATGATGCAGACAGCGACATCAACATCATCGACGAAGGAATGGGCCCGGCTATGGCTGGCGATGAGAGAGAATGTGTCCGCGAGAGAAAGTTGATCGAAGAAGAAACCCCCCAAACTCAAAAGACGGAAGAAAATGGGCCCTTTCAAACTCCGAAGTCGCCCTCTTCATCACTCCCCGGTGAAGTTTCAAATTCCATTCCAACTAGCCAAGCTCAGTCACCG CCTGTCCGTCCTATCTCGCGCCAGATGACGTCACCGTCGAAACCACCCAGCGTAGAACTGGCAAGCAGCAAATCGAAGAGCGTCGCCTCACTTCACGCCCAGTGTGGGACTAATAAAGACGACGATCGTTACG GAAGCGTCAACAGCCCTTTGTCATTAGAACTATCATCAGCCTGCAATAGCAGACCCACCTTGGACAGTTCCAGGACAGATAACAACG GGGCGAGTTTTACCGAATCATCACTGAAAAATAACAcgatggaaaaaaatattggagAAATGGAAAAAG AGGAGTTGGAAAAGGCGTTGCTGCAGGAGATGCGCATGCGCAAGAAAATGGAACAAGAGTGTCAGCTACTCAAAG ATACCTTCCAAAACCAAGTAAAAAGGGAGCTGGCTTACAGAGAAGAAATGTCACAACAGCTACAGATAGTTCGAG AAACCCTTTGTCATGAACTTGACGCGGAGAGGAAAGCACGGTTTGCCATCCAACAGAAACTAAAGAGCGACGACATCACGTCACAGCACAGGCGGGCGCAGCAGACAGTCGACCATCGAGTCGACATGGATCGCACTCTGGCGTACTGGAGGCTGGCCATGCTCGGCCCGACGTGTCTACCGAGCCAGCAGTGGCGGGCGATGATGCCGATCGTGATGAATGGGGAGCCGGCCGAGACGGGCAATGAGTCAATCTTCCCGGCCGCCGCCTCCACTGCTGCCGGTGCCGGTAGAGTCTCGGCTCGATCACTGGAAATCTACGG GAATACCCGTCGCACGTCGGCATTCTGA